In Rosa rugosa chromosome 4, drRosRugo1.1, whole genome shotgun sequence, the genomic stretch GGCGGCGTTTCCTCCTCCTGATCCTCCTCCATCTCCTCTTCCCCCGCCGAGTACTCCGCCTTGTCGCCGCCTGATACGGCGGCGTTTTCACCCTCTCGAGATTTTTTCACCGCAAGAGACAGCGGATGTGGCCGCTTATCCTCGGCTGCTGCTCCGCCACCTCTCGCTAACTGCCCCGAGGCGTAGTTGGTCATCATTGCTAGTATATTGTTACACAACCCCCGAAGCTGAGCCAGCTCCTGGCTGAGCTGCATGTTCTCTTTCCTCAACCGCTCGTTCTCCTCTAGAATCTCCGTCGTGGTGTTGCAGCTCCTGGTTCGCGGCAGCAACGCCACCGTCGGAGTCGGCGGCGGCACGGCCATCGGAGACGAGTTGGACGAGATCACCTGCTCGTCGCCGGAGTTTGCCGGAGAAACCGAAACCGTCGCTGGAGGCAGTGTCGCAGCCGTCACGGTCGCCGCCGCCACAACCGCCGCGGCGGAAGCGGAGACCGCCGGAGAGATCTTCCGGCGCTGAATCTCGCGGAGGAGTCCTTTCTCCCCTCTCTTGAAGCAGTCGTTGGCAAACTCCCACCGATCCGGAACAACCTTCCGAAATCCctaaaattcaaaacaaacaccaacaaatctaaacaaaaacaaaaatcttaaAACAGATTGAATAGAAGTTTTAGAAGAATATAGAGACTCACATAAGTGTTTAGCTGGCGGACGAAGCTGGAGAAGTTGTTGTGTTTGAAGTACTTGGGGAGTATATCTCTGGCAAATTCGGCCGGCCGCCACACTATGAAAGTCGATCCGCCTTCGCTCCACGAAATCAAATCGTCGGCCTCCGGATCGTCCACGAGCTCATACGTTTTCGTCAAAAACGGCGTCGGAATCGTCCTCTGCGACTCCcgtccgccgccgccgccgccgccggacGCCGAATCGCCGTTCTGGTCCGGCAACGCAGCCATGGCCGTTTTGCCTCTCCCCTCTCTCAGATCCAGAGAGAACTTTCGCGAAGAAATAATTCAAATCCTTGGCTCTATTACAGACTGAATAATCACAATCCGTATTGGATTAGACAAAGACAAATCAGTAACTGTATCAAAATtttaatcaaaattaaaaacaaaaacaaaaaaaaatctgagaTTTCAATTCCTCTATTCTATCAACGGAACGGAAATAGAGATTTCAGATTAG encodes the following:
- the LOC133744059 gene encoding heat stress transcription factor B-2b, translated to MAALPDQNGDSASGGGGGGGRESQRTIPTPFLTKTYELVDDPEADDLISWSEGGSTFIVWRPAEFARDILPKYFKHNNFSSFVRQLNTYGFRKVVPDRWEFANDCFKRGEKGLLREIQRRKISPAVSASAAAVVAAATVTAATLPPATVSVSPANSGDEQVISSNSSPMAVPPPTPTVALLPRTRSCNTTTEILEENERLRKENMQLSQELAQLRGLCNNILAMMTNYASGQLARGGGAAAEDKRPHPLSLAVKKSREGENAAVSGGDKAEYSAGEEEMEEDQEEETPPPLLPIQTPKLFGVSIGVKRVRRDEEEEEDHERQNQGCDEVVKPEPSDGSSKHDKEATWLKLRK